Proteins from a genomic interval of Sphingomonas sp. Y38-1Y:
- a CDS encoding nucleotidyltransferase family protein — translation MTARLLVAALRDPASTAEFNASGWTALISAARGEQMIGTLAHRLAGLPMPDAAARILEDARVSAEQGRIAALWEAEMARRALAPLGMPVILLKGTAFVAAGLKAGQGRHIGDLDILVPQDRIDDAEAALIGAGWEWVKPDPYDDAYYRRWMHELPPLIHRDRDKMIDVHHTILPLTARPRPDAAALVAGAVEIGGGLSMLGREDVIVHAAAHLFADGELAGGLRNLWDVHCLIEEFDEPGFVDRLRARAKLHGLLSAVDRSLRLSQWLYGAGAPLTLADRLFARRLLGRDSWGRQRLKATEFGFYLRGHLLRMPPAMLARHLWTKWRKGYRPPG, via the coding sequence GTGACCGCGCGGCTGCTCGTCGCGGCGCTGCGCGACCCTGCCAGCACGGCCGAGTTCAACGCGAGCGGCTGGACCGCGCTGATCTCCGCGGCGCGGGGCGAGCAGATGATCGGGACGCTGGCGCACCGGCTGGCCGGGCTGCCGATGCCGGACGCCGCGGCGCGCATCCTGGAGGATGCGCGAGTTTCCGCCGAGCAGGGGCGCATCGCCGCCCTGTGGGAGGCGGAGATGGCGCGGCGGGCGCTGGCGCCGCTCGGGATGCCGGTGATCCTGCTGAAGGGCACCGCGTTCGTCGCCGCGGGGCTGAAGGCGGGGCAGGGGCGGCATATCGGCGACCTCGACATCCTCGTGCCGCAGGACCGGATCGACGATGCTGAGGCGGCGCTGATCGGCGCGGGATGGGAGTGGGTAAAGCCCGATCCCTATGACGACGCCTATTACCGGCGCTGGATGCACGAGCTGCCGCCGCTGATCCACCGCGACCGCGACAAGATGATCGATGTTCACCACACGATCCTGCCGCTGACCGCGCGGCCGCGGCCGGATGCGGCGGCGCTGGTTGCAGGTGCGGTCGAGATCGGCGGCGGGCTGTCGATGCTGGGGCGCGAGGACGTGATCGTCCACGCCGCCGCACACCTGTTCGCCGATGGCGAGCTGGCGGGAGGGCTCCGCAACCTGTGGGACGTCCATTGCCTGATCGAGGAGTTCGACGAGCCGGGCTTCGTCGATCGGCTGCGGGCGCGCGCAAAGCTTCACGGGTTGCTGTCCGCGGTCGACCGGTCGCTGCGGCTCAGCCAGTGGCTGTACGGCGCGGGCGCGCCGCTGACGCTGGCCGACCGGCTGTTCGCGCGGCGGCTTCTCGGGCGCGACAGCTGGGGGCGGCAGCGGCTTAAGGCCACGGAGTTCGGCTTCTATTTACGCGGACACCTGCTCCGCATGCCGCCAGCGATGCTGGCACGACACCTGTGGACCAAGTGGCGCAAGGGGTACCGGCCGCCCGGCTAG
- the glmU gene encoding bifunctional UDP-N-acetylglucosamine diphosphorylase/glucosamine-1-phosphate N-acetyltransferase GlmU, whose protein sequence is MTEQSRSARPIAAIVLAAGRGTRMKSDLHKVLHPIAGKPMLHHLLGSVAALGAERQVVVVGDRREQVEAAVAPLGVATAHQAEQLGTGHAVAQAGAALAGFAGDVLILYGDVPLVRAETMRAMLDRLNAADAPACVVLGFRPADPGAYGRVIVEGDRILRMVEFKDASPEERAVDLCNSGLMAVRGEDLFGLLSRVGNDNAAGEYYLPDIVMLAATDGRASAVIETVADEVDGVNSRTELAWLEAKWQAARRAQAMVGGATLIAPETVWFSHDTVLGRDVTVEPNVWFGPGVTVADDVTIHGFSHLEGAQVASGAEIGPYARLRPGADIRQGAKVGNFVELKKAVLGEGAKANHLSYIGDADVGPDANLGAGTITCNYDGFGKYRTVIGAGAFVGSNSALVAPVTIGDGAIVGAGSVVTADVPADALALARGRQEVREGWAARFRSMMKARKAAK, encoded by the coding sequence ATGACCGAACAATCCAGATCAGCGCGGCCGATCGCCGCCATCGTCCTCGCCGCCGGGCGGGGGACGCGCATGAAGTCAGACCTGCACAAGGTGCTGCATCCGATCGCCGGCAAGCCGATGCTGCACCATCTGCTGGGCAGCGTCGCGGCGCTCGGCGCCGAGCGGCAAGTCGTCGTCGTCGGCGACCGCCGCGAGCAGGTGGAGGCGGCGGTAGCACCGCTTGGGGTGGCGACCGCGCATCAGGCCGAGCAGCTCGGCACCGGCCATGCCGTCGCACAGGCCGGAGCAGCGCTGGCGGGCTTCGCGGGCGACGTTCTGATCCTCTATGGCGACGTGCCGCTGGTCCGGGCCGAGACGATGCGCGCGATGCTCGATCGCCTCAACGCCGCCGATGCGCCGGCGTGCGTCGTGCTCGGCTTTAGGCCCGCCGATCCGGGCGCCTATGGCCGCGTGATCGTCGAGGGCGACCGCATCCTGCGCATGGTCGAGTTCAAGGACGCCTCGCCGGAGGAGCGCGCAGTCGACCTGTGCAATTCGGGGCTCATGGCGGTGCGGGGCGAGGACCTGTTCGGCCTTTTGTCGCGGGTCGGCAACGACAATGCGGCGGGGGAATATTACCTGCCCGACATCGTCATGCTGGCGGCGACCGACGGGCGCGCTTCTGCGGTGATCGAGACGGTTGCGGATGAGGTCGACGGCGTCAACAGCCGGACCGAACTCGCGTGGCTGGAGGCCAAGTGGCAGGCCGCCCGGCGCGCGCAGGCGATGGTCGGTGGCGCGACGCTGATCGCGCCGGAGACGGTGTGGTTCTCGCACGACACGGTGCTCGGCCGCGACGTGACGGTCGAGCCCAACGTCTGGTTCGGGCCGGGCGTGACGGTCGCCGATGACGTGACGATCCACGGCTTCTCGCACCTGGAGGGCGCGCAGGTCGCGAGCGGGGCGGAGATCGGCCCCTATGCCCGCCTACGTCCCGGTGCAGACATCCGTCAGGGCGCCAAGGTCGGCAATTTCGTCGAGCTCAAGAAGGCGGTGCTGGGCGAAGGCGCCAAGGCGAACCACCTGTCCTATATCGGCGACGCCGATGTGGGGCCCGACGCCAATCTGGGCGCGGGGACGATCACCTGCAATTATGACGGCTTCGGCAAGTACCGGACGGTGATCGGCGCGGGCGCGTTCGTGGGATCGAACAGCGCGCTCGTCGCGCCGGTGACGATCGGCGACGGCGCGATCGTCGGCGCAGGCTCGGTGGTGACCGCCGACGTGCCCGCCGATGCGCTGGCACTGGCGCGCGGGCGGCAGGAAGTGCGCGAGGGATGGGCGGCCCGGTTCCGTTCGATGATGAAGGCGCGAAAGGCGGCGAAGTAA
- a CDS encoding GNAT family acetyltransferase codes for MIRAFEAADLPGVEALWHACFPDDPPRIAAALSIPEKLRVEPGSVLIAKEDDLIVGSIMHGYDGHRGWLWSVAVASTHRGRGIGAALVRAAEAALAARGCPMINLQIREGNAAVTTFYERLGYAVEPRVSMGKLL; via the coding sequence ATGATCCGCGCCTTCGAGGCCGCCGACCTGCCCGGCGTCGAGGCGCTGTGGCACGCCTGCTTCCCCGACGACCCGCCGCGCATCGCCGCCGCGCTGTCGATCCCCGAGAAGCTGCGGGTCGAGCCCGGCTCGGTGCTCATCGCTAAAGAGGACGACCTGATCGTCGGCAGCATCATGCACGGCTATGACGGTCATCGCGGCTGGTTGTGGAGCGTTGCCGTCGCATCGACGCATCGCGGCCGCGGCATCGGCGCCGCCCTGGTCCGCGCCGCCGAAGCCGCGCTCGCTGCGCGTGGCTGTCCCATGATCAACCTCCAGATCCGCGAAGGCAATGCGGCGGTCACCACCTTCTACGAACGCCTGGGCTACGCGGTCGAACCGCGCGTCAGCATGGGCAAGCTGCTCTAG
- a CDS encoding HprK-related kinase A translates to MRHVFSVRIGPAGFRVGSDWRQPIAELEDLYRDYPKPDDDIPDFTVRLFAARPWRRFVRPAVMIGGDFTIPDAAPLPLALGLLAAEMGMNLQMALAQRRYLLLHASCVERDGRAILMTGESGAGKSTLAALLMARGWRLMGDEFALVDPATGLIHGFPRLISLKNESVGVMQAALPDARFGPPQLATPKGDIRHLVPDARSIAAMAEPAVAAHIIFPRFGFEAAVREVPPAETFVRLTQASTNYVALGERGFDALTRLVGGVPATAIDYPDAATAIAQVEALA, encoded by the coding sequence ATGAGGCACGTCTTCTCGGTTCGCATCGGCCCCGCGGGCTTTCGCGTGGGCAGCGACTGGCGTCAGCCGATCGCCGAGCTCGAAGACCTTTACCGGGATTATCCGAAGCCCGACGACGACATTCCCGATTTCACCGTGCGGCTGTTCGCGGCGCGGCCGTGGCGGCGGTTCGTCCGGCCGGCGGTGATGATCGGCGGCGACTTCACCATCCCCGACGCCGCGCCGTTGCCGCTCGCGCTCGGGCTGCTTGCGGCCGAGATGGGGATGAACCTCCAGATGGCGCTGGCGCAGCGCCGCTACCTGTTGCTCCACGCCTCGTGCGTCGAGCGGGACGGGCGGGCGATCTTGATGACTGGGGAGAGCGGCGCGGGCAAGTCGACGCTGGCGGCGCTGTTGATGGCGCGTGGCTGGCGGCTGATGGGTGACGAGTTCGCGCTGGTCGATCCGGCGACCGGGCTGATCCATGGGTTTCCGCGGCTCATCAGCCTGAAGAACGAGAGCGTGGGCGTCATGCAGGCGGCGCTGCCCGATGCGCGCTTCGGCCCGCCGCAACTGGCAACGCCCAAGGGCGATATCCGCCACCTCGTCCCTGATGCGCGGTCGATCGCGGCGATGGCGGAGCCGGCGGTGGCGGCACACATCATCTTTCCTCGCTTCGGGTTCGAGGCGGCGGTGCGCGAGGTGCCCCCCGCCGAGACGTTCGTGCGGCTGACCCAGGCGTCGACCAACTATGTGGCGCTGGGTGAACGCGGCTTCGACGCGCTGACCCGGCTGGTCGGCGGCGTGCCGGCGACGGCGATCGACTATCCCGATGCGGCGACGGCGATCGCGCAGGTCGAGGCGCTGGCGTGA
- a CDS encoding HAD-IA family hydrolase encodes MATFPFDIVGFDLDGTLFDTSADLTRAVNHALSLAGRPPLHVDTVKPMIGRGARHMLAEGLKASGGCDEATLSQLHPELLTFYEANISAGTVPYPGMLAALDDLKARGVRVGIVTNKLHALADKLLREIGLLDRFELLLGGDSLGRGNAKPSPALIHAMVERMGGGRAAFVGDSIYDIGAAHAAGIPAVAVSFGFLMQPVEELGADAVIDHFNELVPALERLG; translated from the coding sequence ATGGCCACTTTTCCCTTCGACATCGTCGGCTTCGACCTCGACGGTACGCTATTCGACACGTCCGCCGACCTCACCCGCGCGGTCAACCACGCGCTGTCGCTCGCCGGCCGCCCGCCGCTCCATGTCGACACGGTCAAGCCGATGATCGGCCGCGGCGCCCGCCACATGCTCGCCGAGGGGCTGAAGGCCTCGGGCGGTTGCGACGAAGCCACGCTTTCCCAACTGCATCCAGAGCTGCTCACCTTCTACGAGGCAAACATCTCAGCGGGCACGGTCCCCTATCCCGGCATGCTCGCCGCGCTCGACGATCTCAAGGCCAGGGGCGTGCGCGTCGGCATCGTCACCAACAAGCTCCACGCCCTCGCCGACAAGCTGCTGCGCGAGATCGGCCTTCTAGATCGGTTCGAGCTGCTGCTCGGTGGCGATTCGCTCGGGCGGGGCAACGCCAAGCCCAGCCCCGCGCTGATCCACGCGATGGTCGAGCGGATGGGCGGCGGCCGCGCGGCGTTCGTTGGCGATTCAATCTACGACATCGGCGCCGCGCATGCGGCGGGCATCCCCGCGGTCGCGGTCAGCTTCGGCTTTCTGATGCAGCCGGTCGAGGAACTCGGCGCCGATGCGGTGATCGACCATTTCAACGAGCTCGTCCCCGCGCTCGAGCGGCTGGGATGA